Genomic window (Meiothermus sp. CFH 77666):
CTGAGCGAGGCCGAGGTGGCCAGGTTGCGTGAGTTTGTGGAGAACACCTACAAGCTCGAGGGTGAACTGCGCGCCGAGGTGGCTGGCAACATCAAGCGCCTGATGGATATCGGTTGCTACCGTGGTCTGCGTCACCGTCGGGGGCTGCCCGTGCGGGGTCAGCGTACCCGTACCAACGCTCGCACCCGCAAGGGGCCGCGCAAGACCGTGGCGGGTAAGAAAAAGGCTCCCCGCAAGTAGTGGAACCTGGGTGTTGGGATCAAGCCCCATCCCCAGCCTCTGAAAAAGCTGGAACGTAGATGCGCCAACCGCGCATTGTGTACACGCCAGTTGAGACTCCTGATCAGGCTCC
Coding sequences:
- the rpsM gene encoding 30S ribosomal protein S13 produces the protein MARISGVEIPRNKRVDIALTYVYGVGPARAKEALAATNVNPATRVKDLSEAEVARLREFVENTYKLEGELRAEVAGNIKRLMDIGCYRGLRHRRGLPVRGQRTRTNARTRKGPRKTVAGKKKAPRK